In Salmo trutta chromosome 37, fSalTru1.1, whole genome shotgun sequence, the following proteins share a genomic window:
- the LOC115177146 gene encoding trafficking kinesin-binding protein 1 isoform X4, which produces MTKTYSDIDAVTRLLEEKERDLELAARIGQSLLKKNKTLSERNEFLEEQVEHIREEVSQLRHDLSMKDELLQFYTSAAEESEGDSSTCTPIRHNDSTLLVPSYFPLDSLQKKLKDLEAENISLRSEASHLETETEEYEEKEQQLVNDVVKELRDANHQMSTLAEELARKTDDASRQQEEITHLLSQIVDLQKKSKSYAVENQELTQHLGAAKDAQRQLTAELRELEDKYAECMEMLHEAQEELKNLRNKSLPLSTPRRFHSLGLFPMDSLAAEIEGTMRKGLAMDDPEVEEQKLHPKRVFETVKNINLMRQRSSLAPSPMNIPGSNRSSCLNSGRSSCLSTPRSSLYGGDMGSILIDNHTNSFILETPDHSADDSNKKPGTPGTPGSQDLEAALRRLSLRRDNYLSERRFFEEERDRKLQGLVEKGEVYNGSMTPTESIMSLGGTHPSSIWSGYSFSSRSYLPEKLQIVKPLEGSATLHQWQQLAQPNLGGILDTRPGVVTKGFRPLELDLEHMYLFTDFEEEDFEVVEESDHLSVHSLSASGSTPGTSGISILSRQGLRTRSSSCSGRAINNNLPEGGVGGDGEPREEGETLGPGSTSLLSPAPPDRENQENQDQAAAADGVSAHYPGKCMSNTSSTYTFTTCRIMHPSDELTRVTPSLMSGPTASCVMTSSSSIRSTPCSTPCTPRRLSLAAESFTNLRDSTKTMSTSGGLVRLLQERGISAAVYNPQSWDRADCSTSIPTGGVPSLLPPRPPNTLPFMPPNSPTHRSLCAKPSSPVGPFDLSPSAPPYDNFLASKPASSILKEVRAEARSSESADSECQTDVSVHNLKLVDKLKRFSVAGAGPSLSGTTGPTMLGPLSGLHHPSHFCPSVVTSPIGGLGPALNAGIRRNRSYPAMVGAGMAMKGPGPHSPTDMLLASSSKLPRQTSLNDG; this is translated from the exons ATGACTAAGACGTACAGTGACATAGATGCTGTTACTCGTCTGCTTGAAGAG AAAGAGCGGGACTTGGAGCTCGCCGCCCGCATCGGCCAGTCACTGCTGAAGAAGAACAAAACCCTCAGTGAGAGAAATGAATTCCTGGAGGAGCAAGTGGAGCACATTCGagaggag gtTTCTCAGCTGCGCCATGATCTGTCTATGAAAGATGAGCTTCTCCAGTTCTACACTAGTGCAGCAGAGGAGAGTGAAGGAGATTCGTCCACCTGTACCCC CATCCGCCACAATGACTCCACACTGTTGGTGCCAAGTTACTTCCCCCTGGACTCACTGCAGAAGAAACTCAAAGACTTGGAGGCAGAGAACATCTCTCTTAGATCAGAG GCCAGTCACCTGGAGACGGAGACAGAGGAGTACGAGGAGAAGGAGCAGCAGCTGGTCAACGACGTCGTCAAAGAGCTGa GAGATGCCAACCACCAGATGTCCACCCTGGCGGAGGAGCTGGCGAGGAAGACGGACGACGCGTCTCGCCAGCAGGAGGAGATCACACACCTCCTGTCCCAGATCGTAGACCTGCAGAAGAAGTCCAAGTCT TATGCAGTGGAAAACCAAGAGCTCACCCAGCATCTAGGAGCTGCCAAAGATGCCCAGCGCCAGCTCACTGCTGAG cTGAGGGAGTTGGAGGATAAGTATGCAGAGTGTATGGAGATGCTCCATGAGGCCCAGGAAGAGCTGAAGAACCTCCGGAATAAATCACTACCTCTCAGTACACCCCGACGCTTCCACTCCCTGGGCCTGTTCCCTATG GACTCTCTAGCTGCTGAGATTGAGGGCACCATGAGGAAGGGGCTCGCTATGGATGACCCGGAAGTGGAAGAGCAGAA GTTGCACCCCAAGCGTGTGTTTGAGACTGTGAAAAACATTAACCTGATGCGTCAGCGCTCCTCTCTGGCCCCGTCTCCCATGAACATCCCCGGCTCCAACCGGTCGTCCTGTCTGAACTCTGGCCGCTCCAGCTGCCTGTCCACGCCCCGCTCCAGCCTGTACGGAGGAGATATGGGGAGCATCCTCATAGACAACCACACCAACAGCTTCATACTGGAGACGCCTGACCACAg TGCGGATGATTCCAACAAGAAACCAGGGACCCCTGGAACGCCGGGCTCTCAGGATCTGGAAGCAGCCCTGCGACGTCTCTCCCTGCGGCGGGACAACTACCTGAGCGAGCGGCGCTTctttgaggaggagagggatcGGAAGCTCCAGGGGCTGGTGGAGAAGGGAGAGGTGTACAACGGCAGTATGACCCCCACAGAGAGCATCATGTCCCTGGGAGGAACCCACCCCTCTTCCATCTGGTCTGGGTACTCCTTCAGCTCCCGCTCCTACCTGCCGGAGAAGCTGCAGATCGTCAAGCCTCTGGAAG GCTCAGCCACCCTGCACCAGTGGCAGCAGCTGGCCCAGCCCAACCTGGGTGGGATCCTGGACACGCGGCCTGGTGTGGTCACTAAGGGCTTCCGTCCTCTGGAACTAGACCTGGAGCACATGTACCTGTTCACTGACTTTGAGGAGGAGGACTTTGAGGTAGTAGAGGAGTCTGACCACCTGTCTGTCCACAGCCTCTCTGCCTCAGGCTCTACCCCCGGCACTAGTGGCATCTCCATCCTCAGCCGGCAGGGCCTCCGTACCCGCTCCTCCTCCTGCAGCGGCAGAGCCATCAACAACAACCTTCCAGAGGGAGGGGTTGGGGGTGATGGAGAACCTAGGGAAGAGGGCGAGACATTAGGCCCAGGCAGCACATCACTGTTGTCCCCCGCACCTCCAGACAGAGAGAACCAGGAGAACCAGGATCAGGCTGCAGCCGCTGACGGGGTGTCCG CCCACTACCCTGGTAAATGCATGTCCAACACCAGCTCCACCTATACCTTCACCACCTGTCGGATCATGCACCCCTCAGACGAGCTGACCAGAGTCACCCCCAG CCTTATGTCGGGCCCTACTGCCTCCTGCGtcatgaccagcagcagcagcatcagatctACCCCCTGCTCAACCCCTTGCACCCCGCGCCGCCTCAGCCTGGCAGCCGAGTCCTTCACCAACCTGAGAGACTCCACCAAGACCATGAGCACTAGTGGAGGTCTGGTGCGGCTCCTCCAGGAGCGAGGCATCTCTGCAGCAGTCTACAACCCTCAGAGCTGGGACCGGGCAGACTGTAGCACCTCCATCCCCACTGGAGGGGTACCGTCACTTCTACCGCCGCGGCCCCCCAACACCCTACCCTTCATGCCGCCCAACTCCCCAACCCACCGCTCCCTCTGCGCCAAACCCAGCAGCCCTGTGGGCCCCTTCGACCTCAGTCCCAGCGCCCCCCCCTATGACAACTTCCTGGCGTCGAAGCCGGCCAGCTCCATCCTGAAGGAGGTGAGGGCAGAGGCCCGGAGCAGTGAGTCAGCAGACAGCGAGTGTCAGACTGACGTCAGCGTCCACAATCTGAAGCTGGTGGACAAGCTGAAGCGCTTCAGCGTGGCTGGGGCCGGCCCCTCTTTATCAGGGACCACTGGACCCACCATGCTGGGGCCCCTCAGCGGCCTCCACCACCCTTCCCACTTCTGCCCTTCTGTGGTGACCAGTCCCATAGGGGGCCTCGGCCCCGCTCTGAACGCAGGCATCCGCCGTAACCGCAGCTACCCGGCCATGGTAGGGGCCGGCATGGCTATGAAGGGCCCGGGGCCCCACAGCCCCACAGACATGCTCCTGGCTTCTTCCTCCAAGCTCCCCAGACAGACTAGTCTCAATGATGGGTGA